In Bradyrhizobium symbiodeficiens, the genomic stretch GACGTTGCGGAGGTTCATGAGTGAGCTTCTTTACGTTCGAACAATGGGTTAAGCGCGATCTCGCCGGTCGGACCGGGACCTCTTCTCGAAACAACGCTGGAAGACTGGAACGGGGCGCTTTCCGCCCAAAAAGGAAGCCCGGCCATATCGACCGGGCAGCCTACGCGTTGCGGCGCAATATAGGCAAAAACGGCCAAAAAACAATGTGTTCTTTGCCCGTTGGTTGATCGAATTTTGTCCGGGAATCTCCGGGGGTTAGGAGAAGACCGGCCTAACCGCGCCGTCCCTTGACGGCTGCCCAGATCAGGGCGACCCCTCCGATCCCCACGACCAAGCCCAAAAAGACCAGGGGCGCGATGTCGGAGGCGATCTTGCCGCTGTCGGATATCGAAATTCCGCCGAACAGCATCGCGCAGATCCCGGGCAGCAGCAGCATGATCCCGAAAATCGCCATCAGCGCGGTGAGGCAGCCGCTGCGCTTTTCCGTCGGCGCGGGAGGCGGACCCGGGGGCGCCGGTGGCGGTGTGTCGCTGATGCTCATGCCTGCAGGACTCCTTCACTCGCCTGCGCGGCAAGCGCGGCGCGGATGCCGTCGATCTTTCCGTTTCGGTAGAACAGATTGTAGGTGTCGAACGGAATGATCGCGCCCTGCTCCGTCACGAAATGGATGCAGCTGCGCTTGACGTTGCCGACGCAGAAATTGAAGCGGTCGAGAAACTGCACGATGGTGACGCGGAAGACGTTCTCGTAGGCGAGGCCTTCCGGCACCTGAAAGCTGGGCAGGCAGCACAGCAGTTCGCAGACCCGCTCGCTGGTGTTCAGGGGCCCAGACGACAGCGAGAACAGATCGACGAACTTCTCCCGCAGTGCCGGATATTTCTCCGGGCTGATGGTGTTGGGCATCACCGCGACCAGCTGCTCCTGCGGGATCAACGAGGTCAGCGGCAGCACCTTCTCGCCGTTGCGCAGGCCGTAGCCGATCGAGATGCTTTCGGGATTGCAGGGCAGCGGGATCATGTCCTTGTCGCCGAACACGCCGGTCTCGATCACGCGCTTGCGGATCTCCGACAGCATGATGCGGTCGGTATTCTTGTCGAAGTTCTCGTTGCGGCCGGCGTCCTGCACCGGCTGCAGGGTGACGCCGCGCACGCATGTCCAGGTCAGCGCGTGGCGGACGATATCGCCGATTTCGGCATCATTGACGCCGCGCTTGATGGTCGCGACCAGCGTCGTCGACACGCCAAAATGCTCGAGATTCTCCAGCGCCTGCTGGCGGATTTTTCGCAAATCCGCGCCGCGCAGGTCGATCAGCGCGTCGCGCTGCAGCGAATCGAACTGGAGGTAGACCTCCAGCCCGCGCTTGTTCTCGGCGAGCCGCGCCACGAAATCCCTCTCGCGCGCGATGCGCAGTCCGTTGGTGTTGATCATGACGTGGCGGATCGGTCGGGCGCGCACGGCGTCCAGGATCGCGAAGAAATCCGGATGCAGCGTCGGCTCGCCGCCGGAGATCTGCACGAGATCTGGCTCGCCTTCGCTCGCGACCAGCGCGTCGAGCATCTTCTCCACCGTCGCGAGCGGGGTGAATTTCGTTCGTGCCGGCGAGGAGTCCGCAAAGCAGACCGGGCAAGTCAGATTGCAGTGCTCGGTGATCTCGATCAGCGCCAGACAGGAATGCTGCTCGTGGTCGGAACAGAGACCGCAATCATAGGGACAGCCGAATTCCGTGCGCTGCTGGAATTGCAGCGGCCGGTCGCCGGGCTTGATGAAATCCTTGCACAGGCGCCAATAGGCGGCATCCGTCGACACCAGCGTCGACTGGACGCCGTGCTCTCGGCAGCGCTTTTCGTACCAGACCTCGTTGTCCAGAATCTGGATCTTGGTCGGCACCAGCTTCAGGCAGGTCTCGCAAAGAGATTGGGTCTGCCCCCAGAAAATATAGGGCCGCGACTTACGCAACGGCGCGTTCATGCATGGGTCTCGCTTTGGGCGCCGTCGCCAGCATGACGCCGGCGTAGAGCAAAATGGACAGCGACAGCAGGTGAAACAGGGTGAAGGGGCCGATCAGCGTGCCGTAGGGCTTCAGGAATTCCCACAGAAAGCGTTGCGCTCCATAATAAACGAGAACCAGGTAGAAACCATTGGTGATCACAAAGGCATTCCGGTTCAAGACCGCCAGCACATAGAGCAGCGCGAAGACCGCCATGGCTGCGCTCTCGTAGAGCTGCACCGGATGGCGCGGAATGCCATCGCCGAAATCATGGGCGAAGGGCAGCGCGGTCGGCGTGCCATAGGTGAAATCGTCGAGGCCCGCGAAGTAGCAGCCGAGCCGGCCGGTCGCGATGCCGAGCGCCAGCGGCAGCGCGAAGCGCGCGCCGGTCCGCGCGGCGATCCCCGCGGACCATTTGTAGAGCTCGATCGCGACGATGCCGCCGGCGATCGCGCCCTCGACCGAGCGGGCAATGCCGCTCTCGCCCGACAGCCACAGATTGGCGGAGCCGAACAGATAGGCCCCGAGGCCCGCGCCGAACACCAGCGCCGCGATATAGGGCAGCTCGAAGGATTGCGCCGGAAACTGCAGGCGCTGTCGCGACAGCCAGTAGACGGCCGCCGCCGCCGCCAGCCACGCCAGGATGTCGAAGACGGTGTGAAGAAAGGCCCCGCTCATGGGGGGATATTAGCCCAGGTTCCAGCCGCGCGGGATAGTGCGCCCGCTCCTTCTTCACGCCGGGGAAGCGAGGCGGGGCGCTACCCGGCTTCCTGCTGCTCGGTCGGGTAGACTCCGCGCAGCACCTCCTCGAAATGCATTTTCACCGCGTCGTTGCACAGGCAGGCGCGAAGCTTCAGGCCGTCGCGGTTGCGAACCAGAATCGATCCGCGTCTCGTGTCGAGAATCCGTTCCGCCTTGAACGATTGAAGCACGCGACTGGCATAGCTGCGGCCAACGCCGAGCAGCGTGGCAAGCTGTTCGTGGGTCAGCGGCACGCTGTCCTC encodes the following:
- a CDS encoding radical SAM protein — protein: MNAPLRKSRPYIFWGQTQSLCETCLKLVPTKIQILDNEVWYEKRCREHGVQSTLVSTDAAYWRLCKDFIKPGDRPLQFQQRTEFGCPYDCGLCSDHEQHSCLALIEITEHCNLTCPVCFADSSPARTKFTPLATVEKMLDALVASEGEPDLVQISGGEPTLHPDFFAILDAVRARPIRHVMINTNGLRIARERDFVARLAENKRGLEVYLQFDSLQRDALIDLRGADLRKIRQQALENLEHFGVSTTLVATIKRGVNDAEIGDIVRHALTWTCVRGVTLQPVQDAGRNENFDKNTDRIMLSEIRKRVIETGVFGDKDMIPLPCNPESISIGYGLRNGEKVLPLTSLIPQEQLVAVMPNTISPEKYPALREKFVDLFSLSSGPLNTSERVCELLCCLPSFQVPEGLAYENVFRVTIVQFLDRFNFCVGNVKRSCIHFVTEQGAIIPFDTYNLFYRNGKIDGIRAALAAQASEGVLQA
- a CDS encoding prolipoprotein diacylglyceryl transferase family protein, producing the protein MSGAFLHTVFDILAWLAAAAAVYWLSRQRLQFPAQSFELPYIAALVFGAGLGAYLFGSANLWLSGESGIARSVEGAIAGGIVAIELYKWSAGIAARTGARFALPLALGIATGRLGCYFAGLDDFTYGTPTALPFAHDFGDGIPRHPVQLYESAAMAVFALLYVLAVLNRNAFVITNGFYLVLVYYGAQRFLWEFLKPYGTLIGPFTLFHLLSLSILLYAGVMLATAPKARPMHERAVA